The DNA region ACTGTCTTAAAACTTTCCCAGACGATATAATCGAGCATGAATAGTCGAGCAAGCTGCTACCCAAGCGATATTTCGGACAATGAGTGGGCGATACTCGAACCGCTAATGCCCGAGCCCTCCTGCTTCACCCATAGACCAAGGGAACATAGCTGGCGAGAAATCCTCAACGGTATCTTCTACATCACTCG from Meiothermus cerbereus DSM 11376 includes:
- a CDS encoding transposase, whose translation is MNSRASCYPSDISDNEWAILEPLMPEPSCFTHRPREHSWREILNGIFYITRSGCSWRMMPSDLPHWKTVYHYFRLWKKSGFIERLHTTLREKT